The following are encoded together in the Trichocoleus sp. FACHB-46 genome:
- a CDS encoding HlyD family efflux transporter periplasmic adaptor subunit codes for MTINQQNGAKLNQQLPPTPEVASYSAKSTTFDQPVVLQQPATWSRAIVWSIVAVTTASIIWACVAKIEEAVSSQGKLEPQGAVKEVQAPVAGVVKEIYVKEGDRVKQGQTLLSFDPTAAKAQEKSLLNIRMALMQENQFYRSQLAGLASPATTDQAAIALKLPAEIASLTKSRVNLLAENQLYRAQLPGAAQGGNFSVEQLARLQSSRDEFNSRAAAAQLETKQLERQYSQNQVSLANARDSLGVNQRILDGIRPLYEEGGIAKIQYLKQEQEVRSGQAEVERLGQEQQRLQFAIAQAQQQLQNTVSQTQKDVLTLMANNEQRIAEIDSQLTKAIVENEKRIDEINSQLSQAQLTLKYQDIKAPTDGLVFDVKAGGPGFVANPSEPVLKIVPTDHLVAKVYITNRDIGFIREGMDVDVRIDSFPFSEFGDIKGKLTSVGSDALPPDEIRQYYSFPAKITLDEQTLRVRGREVALQSGMSVSTNIKIRQRTVMSIFVDLFAKQLDGMKAIR; via the coding sequence ATGACGATTAACCAGCAAAATGGAGCCAAGTTGAATCAACAGCTACCTCCCACCCCAGAAGTAGCTTCTTATTCAGCGAAATCAACGACTTTTGACCAACCCGTTGTGCTTCAGCAACCTGCCACTTGGTCACGAGCCATTGTTTGGAGTATCGTCGCTGTCACTACAGCTTCAATCATTTGGGCTTGTGTAGCCAAGATTGAGGAGGCGGTGAGCTCTCAGGGCAAGCTAGAACCTCAAGGTGCTGTAAAAGAAGTACAAGCTCCGGTTGCAGGGGTAGTCAAAGAAATTTATGTCAAGGAAGGCGATCGCGTTAAGCAAGGGCAAACGCTTCTCAGTTTTGACCCCACCGCAGCGAAGGCCCAAGAGAAATCACTGCTGAATATTCGCATGGCCTTGATGCAGGAAAATCAGTTTTATCGGTCTCAGCTTGCTGGCTTAGCGTCTCCCGCTACTACAGATCAGGCCGCGATCGCGCTGAAACTACCCGCAGAAATTGCCTCTCTGACTAAGAGCCGCGTCAATCTCTTGGCAGAAAATCAACTGTATCGCGCTCAGCTTCCGGGGGCTGCCCAAGGAGGCAACTTCTCAGTTGAGCAATTGGCTCGTTTGCAGTCCAGTCGAGATGAATTTAACTCACGCGCCGCCGCCGCCCAGTTAGAAACTAAACAGTTAGAGCGGCAGTACAGTCAAAACCAAGTGTCTTTAGCCAACGCCAGAGATAGTTTGGGGGTGAACCAGCGAATTCTAGATGGCATTCGACCGTTATATGAAGAAGGCGGGATTGCCAAAATTCAATACCTGAAGCAAGAACAAGAAGTTCGCTCAGGTCAAGCTGAAGTTGAGCGTTTGGGCCAAGAACAACAACGGTTACAGTTTGCGATCGCTCAAGCTCAACAACAACTGCAAAACACCGTTTCTCAGACGCAAAAAGATGTTTTGACTCTGATGGCGAATAACGAGCAACGCATTGCGGAAATTGACAGCCAGTTGACCAAGGCGATCGTTGAAAACGAAAAACGAATTGACGAAATCAATAGCCAACTCAGTCAAGCCCAACTGACGTTGAAGTATCAAGACATTAAGGCTCCGACAGACGGCCTTGTTTTTGATGTCAAAGCGGGCGGTCCTGGCTTTGTAGCTAACCCTAGCGAACCTGTGCTCAAGATTGTCCCTACTGACCATCTAGTAGCCAAAGTGTATATCACGAACCGTGATATTGGCTTTATTAGAGAAGGCATGGATGTAGATGTCAGAATTGATTCTTTCCCCTTTAGTGAATTTGGGGATATTAAAGGTAAGCTAACCTCGGTTGGCTCTGATGCCCTACCCCCCGACGAAATTCGGCAGTACTATAGCTTCCCTGCCAAGATCACTCTAGATGAGCAAACGCTGCGAGTCCGAGGGCGAGAAGTGGCATTACAGTCAGGTATGTCTGTCAGCACTAATATCAAGATCCGCCAACGCACAGTGATGAGTATCTTTGTTGACTTATTTGCTAAGCAGCTGGATGGTATGAAAGCGATCAGATAA
- a CDS encoding peptidase domain-containing ABC transporter encodes MTYTTNTIQDFLATVPGFSQLPLATITRLLPRFQLLRYRMGQAILVREKMPIQISILYEGQARYLGYDPRTQLPSTLKLLNSGEVLGWAGLLRGMPCETAIASNEVICITLATTDFLELLEQEAGFAAAFRQRCALVEGFDLLGAELQRQPINKITNLKDFTQQVWPDAVVMNLPKGRTQLSQLDSSLIWLVSGGGTVTTYPVGSRLDGSGAQSFINVEGPTAARLVGFPAAVLGEVNPETNGSALVLTDAAELLPLSEGEVELDTGEVDIPYAPERVPGDSTATLTQQAKGKQKYPYIRARGPLNATLACFQMLAQHLGLPFRRDVVQRVLTNQMDRSGSMSLQVCGAIAELMGLNAQLVNVPAATVSRLPAPALIRWQDSCAVLYEISDKAIVLAVPETGIRRLKPADFAEAWGQEGQVLLLKPTKQTPKQRFGLGWFLPSLIRYRKVLIEVLIASFFVQLFSLANPLMLQIIIDRVLVQNSLDTLNVLGIFLILMAFFESLLMSLRTYLFVDTTNRIDMALGSEIIDHLLRLPLKYFEKRPVGELSSRINELENIRQFLTGTALTVVLDAVFSVIYIVVMFIYSWLLTIVALATIPLFAILTALVSPIIRRQLRAKAERNAETQSYLVEVMSGIQTVKAQNIELRSRWQWQERYARYVSAGFQTVLTSTTAGATSNLLNKISGLLVLWVGAYLVIAGQLTLGQLFAFRIIAGYVTTPLLRLTQLWQNFQETALSLERLSDIIDTPQEADELDRQNIPMPTIQGAVTYDDIVFSFNKNSPPQLNHITIEFPAGIFVGVVGQSGSGKSTLMKLLPRLYEPDSGRILIDNYDINKVELYSLRRQVGIVPQEPLLFDGTVQENIALTQPDATSEEIIAAAKVAAAHDFIMTLPNGYNTRVGERGSALSGGQRQRVAIARTVLQNPRLLILDEATSALDYDTERQVCLNLADAFHDRTVFFITHRLSTIKNADMILMMDRGSVVETGTHEELMGIKGRYYCLYQQQESQM; translated from the coding sequence ATGACTTACACTACAAACACAATTCAAGATTTTTTAGCTACTGTACCTGGCTTTAGTCAACTACCTCTCGCTACGATTACGAGGTTGCTGCCACGATTTCAGTTGCTGCGTTATCGGATGGGGCAAGCTATCCTAGTGCGAGAAAAAATGCCCATTCAGATTTCGATTCTGTATGAAGGGCAAGCTCGCTACTTGGGGTACGACCCACGCACCCAACTTCCCAGTACATTGAAGTTGTTAAATTCAGGGGAAGTCTTAGGTTGGGCAGGGCTTCTGCGCGGAATGCCTTGTGAGACGGCGATCGCTTCTAATGAAGTGATTTGTATTACGCTTGCAACTACTGACTTCCTGGAACTGCTTGAGCAAGAAGCAGGGTTTGCGGCTGCGTTTCGTCAACGTTGTGCGTTGGTAGAAGGCTTCGATTTGCTCGGAGCAGAGCTACAGCGTCAACCTATTAATAAAATTACTAATCTCAAAGATTTTACTCAGCAGGTGTGGCCGGACGCTGTAGTCATGAACTTGCCTAAAGGCAGGACACAGCTCAGCCAACTCGACTCTAGCCTCATTTGGTTGGTCAGTGGCGGCGGTACTGTGACTACCTATCCTGTGGGTAGCCGCCTAGATGGATCTGGTGCTCAATCATTTATTAATGTTGAGGGACCGACTGCGGCTCGCTTAGTTGGGTTTCCTGCTGCGGTTCTGGGAGAGGTGAACCCAGAAACCAATGGCTCAGCCTTGGTACTCACTGATGCGGCTGAACTACTACCCCTCTCAGAGGGTGAGGTTGAACTGGATACGGGAGAGGTAGATATTCCATATGCACCGGAAAGGGTGCCGGGAGATTCGACTGCGACTCTTACACAACAGGCTAAGGGAAAACAGAAGTATCCCTACATTCGAGCGCGAGGACCGCTCAATGCAACTCTGGCTTGTTTTCAGATGTTGGCGCAGCATCTGGGATTACCCTTCCGGCGAGACGTGGTGCAACGGGTTCTAACGAACCAAATGGATCGCTCGGGCAGCATGTCTTTACAGGTCTGTGGCGCGATCGCAGAACTGATGGGGCTGAATGCACAACTAGTTAATGTGCCTGCTGCGACTGTGAGCCGTCTGCCAGCCCCCGCCTTGATTCGTTGGCAAGATAGCTGCGCGGTGCTCTATGAAATTAGTGATAAGGCGATCGTGCTGGCGGTTCCAGAAACAGGAATTCGGCGACTGAAACCAGCGGACTTTGCAGAAGCCTGGGGACAAGAAGGTCAGGTTTTACTGCTAAAGCCTACCAAACAAACGCCCAAGCAGCGGTTTGGCCTCGGTTGGTTTTTGCCATCGCTGATTCGGTATCGCAAGGTTTTAATCGAAGTTCTGATTGCTTCTTTCTTTGTTCAGCTATTCAGTTTAGCCAACCCCTTGATGCTACAAATCATCATTGACCGGGTGTTGGTTCAAAATAGTTTGGATACCTTAAACGTCCTCGGCATCTTCTTGATTCTGATGGCGTTCTTTGAGTCACTGTTAATGAGCTTGCGAACCTATTTGTTTGTCGACACCACCAACCGGATTGACATGGCTTTGGGTTCAGAGATTATCGACCACCTGCTCCGATTGCCGCTGAAGTATTTTGAGAAACGTCCAGTGGGCGAACTCTCTAGCCGTATCAATGAGCTAGAAAATATTCGTCAATTTTTAACTGGAACGGCGCTCACTGTGGTGCTGGATGCCGTGTTTTCGGTCATCTATATCGTGGTTATGTTTATCTACAGTTGGCTGCTGACGATCGTCGCGCTAGCTACAATTCCTCTATTTGCCATTCTCACAGCTTTAGTTTCTCCGATTATTCGGCGACAGTTGCGGGCTAAAGCAGAGCGTAACGCTGAAACTCAGTCCTACTTAGTGGAAGTGATGTCTGGAATTCAGACAGTCAAGGCTCAGAACATTGAGTTGCGATCGCGCTGGCAATGGCAAGAACGTTATGCTCGCTATGTGAGCGCTGGGTTCCAAACGGTCTTGACTTCTACGACAGCTGGAGCGACCAGTAACCTACTCAACAAAATTTCTGGTCTGTTGGTTCTCTGGGTAGGGGCTTACCTCGTGATTGCAGGCCAGTTAACCTTGGGGCAGTTGTTTGCTTTCCGAATTATTGCAGGCTACGTCACCACACCTTTGCTGCGCTTAACCCAGCTGTGGCAAAACTTCCAGGAAACGGCTCTCTCGCTAGAGCGTCTGAGCGATATTATTGACACCCCACAAGAGGCAGATGAGCTGGATCGGCAGAACATCCCAATGCCTACGATCCAGGGGGCTGTCACGTACGACGATATTGTCTTCAGTTTTAACAAGAATAGTCCGCCTCAACTCAACCACATCACCATTGAATTTCCTGCGGGGATTTTTGTGGGTGTGGTGGGGCAGAGTGGTTCGGGTAAGAGTACTTTAATGAAGTTGCTGCCGCGTCTCTATGAACCTGATTCTGGGCGTATCTTGATTGATAATTACGATATCAACAAGGTGGAGCTATATTCCCTGCGGCGACAGGTGGGGATTGTGCCACAGGAGCCACTACTGTTTGATGGCACTGTGCAGGAAAACATTGCTCTAACTCAGCCAGATGCCACTTCTGAAGAGATTATCGCTGCGGCTAAAGTGGCGGCGGCTCATGACTTTATCATGACTTTACCGAATGGCTATAACACTCGTGTAGGTGAGCGGGGATCAGCCCTTTCGGGTGGCCAACGGCAGCGGGTGGCGATCGCTCGGACAGTGCTACAAAATCCTCGGCTCCTGATTTTGGATGAAGCAACCAGTGCCTTGGACTATGACACTGAACGGCAAGTCTGCTTGAACCTAGCCGATGCATTCCACGATCGCACTGTTTTCTTCATCACGCACCGCCTCAGCACAATTAAGAATGCGGACATGATTTTGATGATGGATCGGGGTTCGGTTGTTGAGACAGGAACTCACGAAGAACTCATGGGCATCAAAGGCCGTTACTACTGCCTCTATCAACAACAAGAGTCGCAAATGTAG
- a CDS encoding peptidylprolyl isomerase yields the protein MTVILQVGERAITAAEILPLLARYQLLPQLLRELLLDQVITPYTCTSEETAQACQQFYAQNQLGSEAAQQAWLSQRQMTSEEFEARTERGLRIEKFKQATWGIKLESYFLQRKGQMDKVIYSLIRTQDVGIAQELYFRVQEGEQSFADLAREYSQGPEAQTGGLIGPVELSTPHPQLAKVLAMSQPGQLWPPTQLGEWVVIVRLEKFIPAQLDEPMRQRLLNELFNNWLQEQLNQINSANTLGAVATSAS from the coding sequence ATGACCGTAATTCTACAAGTTGGGGAGCGTGCCATTACGGCCGCAGAAATACTGCCTTTGCTGGCTCGGTACCAGCTATTACCTCAACTACTACGGGAGTTGCTGCTCGATCAGGTCATTACTCCGTATACTTGTACTTCCGAGGAAACAGCTCAGGCTTGTCAGCAGTTTTATGCTCAAAATCAGCTGGGCTCCGAAGCGGCTCAGCAAGCTTGGCTGTCGCAGCGCCAAATGACTTCAGAAGAGTTTGAGGCTAGAACTGAGCGCGGGTTGAGAATTGAAAAATTTAAGCAGGCAACCTGGGGAATCAAGCTAGAATCTTACTTCCTCCAGAGAAAAGGGCAGATGGACAAAGTGATCTACTCCCTTATTCGCACCCAAGATGTTGGTATCGCCCAAGAACTTTACTTTCGTGTTCAAGAGGGTGAGCAATCTTTCGCAGATTTAGCTAGAGAATATTCTCAAGGCCCTGAAGCTCAGACAGGGGGGTTGATTGGTCCAGTGGAGTTGAGTACTCCTCACCCCCAGTTAGCAAAAGTGCTAGCAATGAGTCAGCCTGGACAGTTGTGGCCACCCACTCAGCTTGGAGAATGGGTAGTCATTGTGCGGTTAGAAAAATTTATTCCGGCGCAGCTAGATGAACCCATGCGCCAACGACTACTAAACGAACTTTTTAATAATTGGCTGCAAGAGCAGCTCAACCAGATTAACTCTGCTAACACCTTGGGCGCTGTTGCTACTTCTGCTTCCTAA